From a single Leptospira neocaledonica genomic region:
- a CDS encoding VOC family protein — protein MIHHIAISTKDPETLRTFYISIPGISFEKDHFYQDGRLRSSWLLAGIVRIMIEREEESKAPHALIFSATKKEERVKIDSLFGDSFIERTDYTKYFKDPDGNRLGFSSYPEPWD, from the coding sequence ATGATCCATCATATAGCGATTTCCACAAAAGATCCCGAAACATTAAGAACATTTTATATAAGTATCCCAGGCATTTCTTTCGAAAAGGATCATTTTTATCAGGATGGTCGGCTTAGATCCTCTTGGCTTTTAGCGGGAATTGTTCGGATCATGATAGAAAGGGAAGAAGAATCCAAGGCCCCGCACGCACTGATCTTCTCCGCTACAAAAAAGGAAGAAAGAGTTAAGATAGATTCTTTATTCGGAGATTCTTTTATAGAAAGGACGGATTATACAAAGTATTTTAAAGATCCGGATGGAAATCGTTTAGGATTTAGTTCTTATCCGGAACCTTGGGATTAA
- a CDS encoding GNAT family N-acetyltransferase, translating into MNSVQHDVAGKKFLILQDGREAHLVYREIGAHVWDLYHTFVPTDFRGKGIASQLAEAALKTARAETKKIIPNCSFVQTYLKRHPEYSDLVIME; encoded by the coding sequence ATGAATTCAGTCCAACACGATGTCGCCGGCAAAAAATTTCTGATCCTGCAAGACGGAAGAGAGGCTCATTTGGTTTATAGGGAGATCGGTGCCCATGTTTGGGACCTATATCATACCTTTGTTCCGACCGATTTTAGAGGAAAAGGGATCGCCTCACAACTTGCAGAAGCCGCGCTCAAAACTGCAAGGGCAGAAACGAAAAAAATTATCCCAAACTGTTCCTTTGTGCAAACTTACCTAAAAAGGCATCCTGAATATTCAGATCTGGTGATTATGGAATGA
- a CDS encoding sensor histidine kinase, whose protein sequence is MEKGKKSGPLDRVFKSIQGYLTPKAPVSSGLSFWRELILTSILFTMTILGTIVYFPSVYLAWTEGKTEVLWVDSCALGLIYFLLLVKRINFSIKATMVLTMNYCLGLSLLIFVGPEGGGLLWLFPFPVLAGVLFGLTPSLLGLLANMIAVFIASRAQFYMNLPWYMAPERLYVVGLNFLIANTIVCVPLTILMRGLQESVQRRHEYLTNLRLRKAHIYRSKRTLEKEIATRIEIERTLEENLREKEVLLHEIHHRVKNNLQIVSGMLNLQNMYSAESTTSEILSKAQNRITAMAMIHDHLYKQDKFANVDMKTYLDSLLRHLVTSYFPSGNRIGFEADMETVRLSMEKAIPCGLIVTELISNSLKHAFPNEAKGNIFIQLRVKENKIHLTVKDDGVGMPAIQEWFGQTASKKNDTDSSLGLMIIRSLCNQLKAELDLKNVGGTSVCLIFKT, encoded by the coding sequence ATGGAAAAGGGAAAGAAATCCGGTCCACTTGACCGGGTTTTCAAGTCGATCCAAGGATATCTAACTCCAAAAGCTCCAGTCTCTTCTGGACTTTCCTTTTGGAGAGAACTCATCTTAACTTCTATCTTATTCACTATGACCATACTTGGAACCATAGTATACTTTCCGAGCGTGTATCTTGCTTGGACAGAAGGCAAAACGGAAGTTCTATGGGTAGATTCATGTGCATTGGGGCTGATCTATTTTCTTCTACTTGTTAAAAGAATAAATTTTTCTATCAAAGCCACCATGGTCCTTACTATGAATTATTGTTTAGGACTTTCTCTTTTAATATTCGTAGGCCCGGAAGGAGGAGGATTACTTTGGCTGTTTCCTTTTCCAGTGCTCGCGGGAGTTCTATTCGGGCTCACCCCTTCCCTACTAGGACTTTTGGCGAATATGATCGCGGTCTTTATAGCATCCAGGGCACAATTTTATATGAATCTTCCATGGTATATGGCTCCCGAAAGATTGTACGTAGTAGGATTAAACTTTCTGATCGCTAACACAATCGTATGTGTTCCTCTTACTATACTCATGAGAGGACTACAGGAAAGTGTGCAGAGAAGACACGAATATCTTACGAATCTTAGATTAAGAAAGGCTCATATATATAGATCCAAACGTACTTTAGAAAAAGAGATCGCAACAAGGATCGAAATCGAAAGGACTCTAGAGGAAAATTTAAGAGAGAAGGAAGTACTCCTTCACGAGATTCACCACAGGGTCAAAAATAATCTACAGATCGTTTCCGGAATGTTAAACTTACAGAATATGTATTCTGCTGAATCTACTACTTCCGAAATTTTATCCAAGGCACAAAACAGGATCACTGCGATGGCGATGATCCATGATCATCTATATAAACAGGATAAATTCGCAAATGTGGATATGAAAACCTATTTGGATTCACTTTTAAGACATTTGGTTACGTCTTATTTCCCTTCCGGAAATCGGATCGGTTTCGAAGCAGATATGGAGACGGTTAGACTTTCTATGGAGAAGGCAATCCCCTGCGGCCTGATCGTAACCGAGCTAATTTCAAACTCTCTCAAACACGCGTTTCCAAACGAAGCCAAAGGAAATATTTTTATTCAACTAAGAGTAAAAGAGAATAAAATCCATCTCACTGTCAAAGACGACGGCGTAGGAATGCCTGCCATTCAAGAATGGTTTGGACAAACTGCTTCTAAAAAGAATGACACGGATTCCTCATTGGGTCTAATGATCATTCGTTCCTTATGCAACCAACTCAAGGCGGAGCTGGACCTTAAAAACGTAGGCGGAACTTCTGTTTGCTTGATTTTTAAAACTTGA
- a CDS encoding DoxX family protein encodes MIQKILKTDSDITSLILRITLAVVMFPHGAQKVLGWYGGYGFSGTYAYLTGAGFPGFLVILLFIAEFLGPIGLLSGLLTRVAAAGIAVAMTVAILPHAEHGFFMNWAGSQKGEGFEFHLLMVAISLALVIKGGGKLSLDGAISKK; translated from the coding sequence ATGATTCAGAAAATTCTCAAAACGGATTCGGATATAACATCTTTAATTCTAAGGATAACCCTAGCAGTGGTAATGTTCCCACATGGAGCGCAAAAGGTTCTAGGCTGGTATGGCGGCTACGGATTCTCCGGAACTTACGCATACTTAACCGGCGCAGGCTTTCCAGGTTTCTTGGTAATACTTTTATTCATCGCAGAATTTTTAGGACCGATCGGATTACTTTCGGGTCTTCTTACAAGGGTAGCCGCAGCAGGTATCGCAGTAGCGATGACTGTCGCAATACTTCCTCATGCAGAGCACGGTTTCTTTATGAACTGGGCCGGAAGCCAAAAAGGAGAAGGTTTCGAATTTCATCTGTTGATGGTTGCAATCTCCTTAGCATTAGTGATCAAGGGAGGAGGAAAACTTTCCTTGGACGGAGCTATCTCCAAAAAATAA
- a CDS encoding MarR family winged helix-turn-helix transcriptional regulator: MATHYKGKSRDVKVLDAYIKLSRCADSIRTMEEKFLSQYNLTSGQFGCLETLYHLGPMCQKEIGQKIFSCEGNITQIIDNLEKRSLVLRVRSEEDRRYFIINLTDKGKELIGTSFPDYLEQLKGKMSCLSDEELKNLGQICKTVGLKSA, encoded by the coding sequence ATGGCTACTCATTATAAAGGAAAGTCTAGAGATGTAAAGGTACTCGATGCCTACATCAAATTAAGCCGTTGCGCGGACTCCATCCGTACAATGGAGGAAAAATTCCTCAGCCAGTACAATCTGACCAGCGGCCAATTCGGATGTTTGGAAACTCTTTATCATCTGGGCCCAATGTGCCAAAAAGAGATCGGTCAAAAAATATTTTCCTGTGAAGGAAATATAACACAGATCATAGACAACTTGGAAAAAAGAAGCCTAGTACTCCGAGTCAGAAGTGAAGAAGACAGACGTTATTTTATCATCAATCTTACCGACAAAGGAAAGGAACTCATCGGAACTTCTTTCCCTGATTATTTGGAGCAGTTGAAGGGCAAGATGTCCTGTCTCAGCGACGAAGAACTCAAAAATTTAGGACAGATCTGTAAGACTGTCGGACTCAAATCCGCGTAA
- a CDS encoding aldo/keto reductase, with amino-acid sequence MQNLILNQSVRLNNGVEMPVLGLGVWKTRSGKECIDSVLNALEFGYRHIDTAKIYGNESDVGEAIKKSGIPRKELFITTKLWNGDQKNPRRYLDESLNTLGLDTIDLYLIHFPVAGTRKQAWKELEKAYKEGLVRAIGVSNYTIPHLQELFQYAEIIPTVNQVEYHPFLNQNELLNTCKKNNIVLEAYSPLAHGQKISDPKLAALASKYKKTPAQVLIRWAIDKGLVVIPKSVKKERILENSQVFDFKLSDSDLQAMETWNENFRTCWDPTGA; translated from the coding sequence ATGCAAAACTTAATATTAAACCAATCCGTCCGACTCAATAACGGAGTGGAGATGCCTGTCCTCGGACTCGGGGTTTGGAAAACTAGATCCGGAAAAGAATGTATAGATTCAGTTTTGAACGCATTGGAATTCGGATACAGACATATAGACACCGCTAAAATTTACGGAAACGAATCTGATGTGGGAGAGGCGATTAAGAAGAGCGGGATTCCTAGGAAGGAATTATTCATCACCACAAAACTATGGAATGGTGATCAAAAAAATCCACGTAGGTATTTGGATGAATCCTTAAACACTTTAGGATTAGATACAATAGATCTATATCTGATCCATTTCCCGGTGGCTGGAACCAGAAAACAAGCCTGGAAAGAACTAGAAAAAGCCTATAAAGAAGGTTTAGTCCGTGCGATCGGGGTCAGTAATTATACAATCCCTCATTTACAGGAATTGTTTCAATACGCAGAAATTATTCCCACAGTAAATCAGGTGGAATACCATCCTTTCCTAAATCAGAACGAACTTTTAAATACTTGCAAAAAGAATAATATAGTTCTGGAAGCATATAGCCCCCTTGCCCATGGCCAAAAAATTTCAGACCCAAAACTCGCGGCGCTTGCCTCGAAGTATAAAAAAACTCCTGCTCAGGTCTTGATCCGATGGGCAATCGATAAGGGCTTAGTAGTAATCCCGAAATCGGTCAAAAAAGAAAGGATCTTGGAGAATTCGCAAGTATTCGATTTCAAACTCAGCGACTCGGATCTGCAGGCAATGGAAACTTGGAATGAGAACTTTCGGACTTGTTGGGACCCTACTGGAGCTTAA
- a CDS encoding DUF6962 family protein, whose translation MHISTAISDLVLAIFAAWAGLSVQSSARGNVSKKGGAYGLFLIGLGALLGVVFFLGGDWISPIYRPIVHVAGVVGVPWIGIAFFHAGFGKIDSKTWNLLSLILLVLAVLSYLYPLGLYATLIGAIALIAVLVVCIRKYKGSHKTAALYGIAGALLFILSGLVIGTVGTIAELPRVDLFHYGLAAASYCLGYSLKKIG comes from the coding sequence ATGCATATTAGTACTGCTATTTCGGATTTAGTATTGGCAATCTTTGCCGCTTGGGCCGGTCTTTCCGTCCAGTCTTCCGCTAGAGGAAATGTTTCTAAAAAAGGAGGAGCCTACGGTCTTTTTTTGATCGGGTTAGGTGCTCTGCTTGGAGTGGTTTTCTTTTTAGGAGGCGATTGGATTAGCCCAATTTATAGACCTATCGTTCATGTTGCGGGAGTGGTAGGAGTTCCTTGGATCGGAATCGCATTTTTCCATGCGGGTTTCGGAAAGATAGACAGTAAAACTTGGAATCTTCTTAGCCTTATTCTTTTAGTTTTAGCTGTATTAAGTTATCTTTATCCTTTAGGTTTATATGCTACTTTGATCGGAGCGATTGCATTGATCGCAGTTTTGGTAGTATGTATCCGAAAATATAAAGGTTCTCATAAAACTGCTGCATTGTATGGAATCGCTGGTGCGCTTTTATTTATTCTTTCCGGACTTGTGATCGGAACAGTGGGAACGATTGCAGAGCTTCCTAGAGTGGATCTATTTCATTATGGATTAGCCGCCGCGTCTTATTGTTTGGGATATTCTTTAAAAAAGATCGGATAA